The genomic interval TTAGTCTTTTTTTTAAGATTTCTCAAGCATTTTTTAGTTTTATGACCACAGTTTACCAAGTGACACTTACGAAGTGACACTTACGAAGTGTGGAGAGGTGCGGAGAGGTAAGGGTTTAATTAATGGGTATGATTATTAATGATTATTAATGGGTATGATTAAGAATTTTTTTAATTCGGTGTTGGTAAGAGAAACAGGTATTAGTCTTTTTTTTAAGATTTCTCAAGCATTTTTTAGTTTTATGACCACAGTGCTTCTTGCTCGGATACTTGGAGCAGAGGGGTATGGAATATATGCTTATGCTTTTGCTTTTGTAATGCTTCTTTCTATGCCAGCTCAAGCTGGACTTCCAACATTAGTTATTCGAGAGACAGCCCGAGGTATGGCTGAAGGAAAGCCAGAGTTAGTGCAGGGTATCTGGCGTTGGGCAACTAAAGTGGCAGTGCTTATTTCGTTAAGTCTTTTATTTGTTATAGGGCTTTTTTTCTTACTTTTGAAAGGTAAAAAATTTGGTGTTAAAGAATGGACTTTTTTTTGGGCTTTTTTATTTATACCTTTTATGTGTCTTAGTAATTTAAGAGGAGCTGCTTTAAGAGGGCTTCATAAAGTAGTAATAGGTCAACTTCCTGAATTTTTCATTCGTCCTGCTTTATTTTTTGCTTTTTTATGTATTGAATTTTTTCTTTTTCATCAAAGACTTACTCCTCCACAAGCAATGGCTCTTAATGTGTTTTCTGCAGTATTAGCTTTTATAATAGGAACCTGGTTACTCTGGAGAAATACACCTTTAAGTATATATAAAGCTATTCCTGTTTATGATGGAAAAAAATGGTTTAGTAGTTTCCTTCCTCTTGCCTTCACTGCCGGTATGTGGGTAATAAATAGTCAGGCTGATGTAGTAATGCTCGGTATTTTTAAACCCCCTGCAGAGGTGGGAATCTACAGAGTGGCAGTTCAAATAGCATTGGTAGCCTCTTTCGGTCTTCAAGCAGTAAATATGGTTGTTGCTCCACGTTTTGCTACATTTTATACTAAGAGGGAAATGGAAAAGCTTCAGCGCTTAGTTACCCGGAGTGCTCAGGCTGTGCTTGCTTTTAATCTAATTATTACGAGCTTTTTTATTCTATTTGGGAAAATCTTTTTGGACTTGGTATTTGGCAAAGAATTTATTATTGCTTATATACCACTTTTAATTCTTCTTATAGGTCAATTGGTAAATTCAGCAGCAGGTTCTGTAGGTTTTCTGCTTAATATGACTGGCCATGAAAAAGATACTGCCCGAGGTATGACCTTAGCAGCTGGCATTAATATTATGTTAAATTTCTCTTTAATCCCTTCTTTGGGTCCTAAAGGTGCAGCGATTGCTACAGCAATTTCTATGATAACATGGAATGTAATATTATGGTGGTTTGTACGAAGGCGATTGGGTATTAATAGCTTAGCTTTTGATTTTAAATTTGGAAGTTAGGAAGAGTATATTAAATAAAATCTTGAAAAAATTAGAAATGGATTTTTAAAATAAAGATTAAATTGAGTAAATTTTTAAATAGGTTAGTAATATGCAAAGTTTTGAAGATATTTTAAAAAAAACTACTAAGATAGGCACTCAGGTATTAACAGAAGCTTTTTATAATAGAAAATTTACATTACCTCCAGAACTTAAAGAAGCTTATAAAATCACTAAAGCATTAAAATATATTAAACAAAGATGGCCTGAGTTATGGAATTCAAACAATGATTCAGAGTATCCTGTATTTATTTTTTCTGCTGGATGGCGTTCTGGCTCAACTTTGATGCAAAGATTAGTAATTTCCAGTGGAGAAGTAGCTATATGGGGGGAGCCTTTTGGAAGAGCAGGTATCATACCGAGGCTGGCTATTACTTTAACAGCTTTTAATCATGGTTGGCCTCCAGATAATTTTTTTGATGATGATTCCGATTTATTAAATCTGTCTAATAAATGGATAGCTAATTTA from Candidatus Desulfofervidus auxilii carries:
- a CDS encoding flippase, encoding MIKNFFNSVLVRETGISLFFKISQAFFSFMTTVLLARILGAEGYGIYAYAFAFVMLLSMPAQAGLPTLVIRETARGMAEGKPELVQGIWRWATKVAVLISLSLLFVIGLFFLLLKGKKFGVKEWTFFWAFLFIPFMCLSNLRGAALRGLHKVVIGQLPEFFIRPALFFAFLCIEFFLFHQRLTPPQAMALNVFSAVLAFIIGTWLLWRNTPLSIYKAIPVYDGKKWFSSFLPLAFTAGMWVINSQADVVMLGIFKPPAEVGIYRVAVQIALVASFGLQAVNMVVAPRFATFYTKREMEKLQRLVTRSAQAVLAFNLIITSFFILFGKIFLDLVFGKEFIIAYIPLLILLIGQLVNSAAGSVGFLLNMTGHEKDTARGMTLAAGINIMLNFSLIPSLGPKGAAIATAISMITWNVILWWFVRRRLGINSLAFDFKFGS